The sequence GAGTCTTCCGAGCTCGGGAGCCAAGAGCGCAACTCAGCGAGGGCTGGATGACTCGGGGCAGGAGCAGGACGGGGTGTGCCAGGGCGACGACGCACGGAGCGCTTCAGCGCCTCCTTGGCGATGGGCGCAGGGGCCGCCGTCACCGCAGGCTCAGGTTCTGACACCGGTTCAGGGATGGGCTCTGGAGCGCTCTCCTCTGGCACGAGCTCCCTCTCGGCAACGACCAGAGGAATGGGATCAAGCTGCGCAGGCGCAGGGTCCGCCGTGACCAGAGGCTCAGGTTCCGATGCCGGTTCAGGTTTGGGCTCTGGCTCCGGCTTCGGCTCACCAAGACGCCACCAGCTCAGGCCTTCGGGATCGTCCTGCTCTAGCTCTTGAAGCAATGGCTCGAGGCCATCGACACCATGGCGATGGACCCACTGCCCGAGCAGCCCATCAACCCCCAAGCGATCCCGCTGAGCGAGGGCCTGACGCAGGGACAGGACATGAGCCTGGCGGCGTGCCTGTGGTGAGGGAGGAGGGGAAGGGCGTTGGGCCACGATCGCGTGCAAAAAAATCAGGCGAGCTTGCGATCCAGCAAGGGGCGGATCAGCAGAAACAAACCCAACGCCAGGGCAGCCAAAACCCCCAGACAGGCTGCGGCAGTCAGATCCCCGTAGGGGGCATGCAACACCACAGCAGTAAGGGAGAAGTGACCGGCGTAAGCGGCGCGAATCGGCTCAATGGCGAAGGTAAGGGGATTTACGGCCGCTAGCCAGCCCAACCAAGCCGGCATAAAGGAAATCGGAGCCAAGGCCGTGCTGGCAAACAGCAGTGGCAAGTTGGCCACGAAAATCACGGCAATCAGCTCGATGTGGCCCGGCAGAGCGAAGGCCAAACCCAAACTCAGGCCGGTGACAGCAAAGACCAAGAGCAACAAGGTGAGCAGCACCAACACCAATCCACCACCACCCGGCCAGCCGTAGCCCAAAAGCCAGGCGGTAGCCATGATCGCGACGCTCTGCACCAAGCTCAGCGCC is a genomic window of Synechococcus sp. A10-1-5-1 containing:
- a CDS encoding ABC transporter permease is translated as MTSASSSLLSPAPSASAPRSAMADLIQETLALTRRLFLQLARRPSTLVAGVLQPLIWLVLFGALFANAPEGLLPEGMSYGRFLGAGVIVFTAFSAALNAGLPVMFDREFGFLNRLLVAPLRSRSSIVLASVLYITALSLVQSVAIMATAWLLGYGWPGGGGLVLVLLTLLLLVFAVTGLSLGLAFALPGHIELIAVIFVANLPLLFASTALAPISFMPAWLGWLAAVNPLTFAIEPIRAAYAGHFSLTAVVLHAPYGDLTAAACLGVLAALALGLFLLIRPLLDRKLA